A genome region from Ottowia testudinis includes the following:
- a CDS encoding 3-(methylthio)propionyl-CoA ligase — MLGQMQNHPLLISSLIDFAARHHGDGQIVSRRVEGDIHRYTWLDVQKRAKQVANALDALGLKVGERVGTLAWNGYRHLELYFGVSGSQRVLHTVNPRLLPEQIAWIVNHAEDQVMCFDTTFLPIVQGIHAHCKTVKHWIALCDEDKLPKDTGIPHLLSYEAWIGKQSSDHSWPQFDENTASSMCYTSGTTGNPKAALYSHRSTVLHAYAAALPDVMGLSARDSALPVVPMFHVNAWGLPYSAAMVGCKLVFPGPAMDGKSVYELMEAEKVTFAAGVPTVWQMLLGHLGANKLRFSTLKRTVIGGSACPPAMIDAFREAYGVDVLHAWGMTEMSPLGTLCTLKEKHKDLPEEQKMSLRLKQGRAIFGVDMKIVGANGEELPWDGKTYGDLLVRGPWILDTYFKGEGGNPLKDGWFPTGDVATIDADGFMQITDRSKDVIKSGGEWISSIDIENVAMAHPAVAMAACIGMPHPKWDERPIVAVTLKPGAELTRDELLKFYEGKVAKWQLPDDVVFVDSIPIGATGKMLKTRLREQLKNYKLPTA; from the coding sequence ATGCTGGGCCAGATGCAGAACCACCCCTTGCTCATTTCGTCGCTGATCGACTTCGCCGCGCGCCACCACGGCGACGGACAAATTGTGTCGCGGCGGGTCGAGGGCGACATCCACCGCTACACCTGGCTCGACGTTCAAAAGCGCGCCAAGCAGGTGGCCAATGCGCTGGACGCGCTGGGCCTGAAGGTGGGCGAACGCGTCGGCACGCTGGCCTGGAACGGCTACCGCCACCTGGAGCTGTACTTTGGCGTCAGCGGCTCGCAGCGCGTGCTGCACACCGTCAACCCGCGCCTGCTGCCCGAGCAGATCGCCTGGATCGTCAACCACGCCGAGGACCAGGTGATGTGCTTTGACACCACTTTCCTGCCCATCGTGCAGGGCATTCACGCGCACTGCAAGACCGTCAAGCACTGGATCGCGCTGTGTGACGAGGACAAGCTGCCCAAGGACACTGGCATCCCCCATTTGCTGAGCTACGAGGCGTGGATTGGCAAGCAATCGAGCGACCACAGCTGGCCCCAGTTCGATGAAAACACCGCATCGAGCATGTGCTACACCAGCGGCACCACGGGCAACCCCAAGGCGGCGCTGTATAGCCACCGCTCCACCGTGTTGCACGCCTACGCCGCAGCGTTGCCCGACGTGATGGGCCTGTCGGCGCGCGACTCGGCGCTGCCGGTGGTGCCGATGTTCCACGTCAACGCCTGGGGGCTGCCGTATTCGGCCGCCATGGTCGGCTGCAAGCTGGTGTTTCCCGGCCCGGCGATGGACGGCAAGTCGGTCTACGAGCTGATGGAGGCAGAAAAGGTGACGTTTGCCGCCGGTGTGCCGACCGTATGGCAAATGCTCCTGGGCCACCTTGGCGCGAACAAGCTGCGTTTTTCGACACTCAAGCGCACCGTCATCGGCGGCTCGGCCTGCCCGCCGGCCATGATTGACGCGTTCCGCGAAGCCTATGGCGTGGACGTGTTGCACGCCTGGGGCATGACCGAAATGAGCCCGCTGGGCACGCTGTGCACGCTGAAGGAAAAGCACAAAGACCTGCCCGAGGAGCAAAAGATGTCGCTGCGCTTGAAGCAGGGCCGCGCCATCTTCGGCGTCGACATGAAGATCGTCGGCGCCAACGGCGAAGAGCTGCCCTGGGACGGCAAGACCTACGGCGATCTCCTCGTCAGGGGGCCGTGGATTCTGGATACCTATTTCAAGGGCGAAGGGGGCAATCCGCTCAAGGACGGCTGGTTTCCCACCGGCGACGTGGCCACCATCGACGCCGACGGTTTCATGCAGATCACCGACCGCAGCAAGGATGTGATCAAGTCCGGCGGCGAGTGGATCAGCTCGATCGACATCGAGAACGTGGCGATGGCGCACCCGGCGGTGGCCATGGCCGCCTGCATCGGCATGCCGCACCCGAAGTGGGACGAGCGGCCCATCGTCGCCGTCACGCTCAAGCCCGGCGCTGAACTGACGCGCGATGAACTGCTGAAGTTCTACGAAGGCAAGGTCGCCAAATGGCAGCTGCCCGATGACGTGGTGTTTGTCGACTCGATCCCGATCGGCGCCACCGGCAAGATGCTGAAAACCCGGCTGCGCGAGCAACTCAAGAACTACAAGCTGCCCACGGCATGA
- a CDS encoding DUF1624 domain-containing protein, with product MASPSRRFAGIDALRGVAMLWMTVYHFCYDLQHFGYVRQNFHEDPVWTWQRTGIVSLFLLCAGAGQAIAVQQGQGWPRFWRRCAQVAGCAALVSLGSWWMFPHSWISFGVLHGMAVMLLITRWLLVRGWLAGVAPWILGLALVLAGPLLSQWLQAHGSPALSAALQGRWLNWLGVVMEKPFTEDWVPLLPWLGVMLWGVGAAHGWAGRPARDAARAPGSAQRALAVLGRWSLSYYMVHQPLLIGLLMAWGAVA from the coding sequence ATGGCCTCCCCTTCACGCCGCTTTGCCGGCATCGACGCGCTGCGTGGCGTGGCCATGCTGTGGATGACGGTCTACCACTTCTGCTACGACCTGCAGCACTTCGGCTACGTGCGGCAGAATTTCCACGAAGACCCGGTGTGGACCTGGCAGCGCACCGGCATCGTCAGCCTGTTTTTGCTGTGCGCGGGCGCCGGCCAGGCCATCGCCGTGCAGCAGGGGCAGGGCTGGCCGCGCTTCTGGCGCCGTTGTGCGCAGGTGGCCGGTTGCGCGGCGCTGGTGTCGCTGGGGTCGTGGTGGATGTTTCCCCACAGCTGGATCAGCTTTGGCGTTCTGCACGGCATGGCGGTGATGCTGCTGATCACGCGCTGGCTGCTGGTGCGCGGCTGGCTGGCGGGGGTTGCCCCCTGGATACTGGGCCTGGCGTTGGTGCTGGCGGGGCCGCTGCTCAGCCAGTGGCTGCAGGCGCACGGTTCACCCGCGCTGTCGGCGGCGCTGCAGGGCCGCTGGTTGAACTGGCTGGGCGTGGTGATGGAAAAGCCCTTCACCGAGGACTGGGTGCCGCTGTTGCCCTGGCTGGGCGTGATGCTGTGGGGCGTTGGCGCCGCGCATGGGTGGGCGGGGCGCCCCGCGCGCGATGCGGCGCGGGCGCCGGGCAGCGCACAGCGGGCGCTGGCGGTGCTGGGGCGCTGGAGCTTGAGCTATTACATGGTTCACCAGCCGCTGCTGATCGGGCTGCTGATGGCGTGGGGCGCCGTGGCGTAG
- a CDS encoding branched-chain amino acid ABC transporter permease: protein MEFFVISMLNGLSYGLLLFMLSSGLTLIFSMMGVLNFAHASFYMLGAYLGYTISRYTGFWAALVLAPLAVGALGALFERSALRKVHKYGHVPELLITFGLSYVILELVQLVWGRLALEFKPPEVLQGPAFTLIKHASDGLSLVWGQAAPEMCQAADAAVRVVCSPFPATRGFLMLVAIVMLGAVWLLLTRTRIGLVIQAALTHPDAVEALGHNVPRVFMLVFGAGCALAGLAGVIGGSTFLTEPAMAATVGSIIFVVVVVGGMGSLAGAFLASLLIGVIQTFAVAFDWSLGSAAARMGIALSPALQDNSLLKLTVSQVAPMLPYLFLVLILIFRPKGLLGAREG from the coding sequence ATGGAGTTCTTCGTCATCTCGATGCTCAACGGGTTGAGCTACGGGCTGTTGCTGTTCATGCTCAGTTCGGGCCTGACCCTCATCTTCAGCATGATGGGCGTGCTGAACTTTGCCCATGCCAGCTTCTACATGCTAGGCGCCTACCTGGGCTACACCATTTCGCGCTACACGGGTTTCTGGGCCGCGCTGGTGCTGGCGCCGCTGGCGGTGGGCGCCCTGGGGGCGCTGTTCGAGCGCTCGGCCCTGCGCAAGGTGCACAAGTACGGCCACGTGCCCGAACTGCTCATCACCTTCGGCCTGTCGTACGTCATCCTGGAACTGGTGCAACTGGTTTGGGGCCGGCTGGCGCTCGAATTCAAGCCGCCCGAGGTGTTGCAAGGCCCAGCGTTCACGCTGATCAAGCATGCCTCCGACGGCCTCAGCCTGGTATGGGGGCAGGCCGCGCCAGAGATGTGCCAGGCTGCCGATGCGGCGGTGCGTGTGGTGTGCTCGCCGTTTCCGGCCACGCGCGGCTTTCTCATGCTGGTGGCCATCGTCATGCTGGGCGCGGTGTGGCTGTTGCTGACGCGCACGCGCATCGGCCTGGTCATTCAGGCCGCGCTGACCCATCCCGACGCGGTGGAGGCCCTGGGCCACAACGTACCGCGGGTGTTCATGCTGGTGTTCGGCGCCGGCTGCGCGCTGGCCGGGCTGGCCGGGGTGATTGGCGGCAGCACCTTCCTGACCGAGCCGGCCATGGCGGCCACGGTGGGATCGATCATCTTCGTGGTGGTGGTGGTGGGCGGCATGGGTTCGCTGGCCGGCGCGTTTCTCGCGTCGCTGCTGATCGGCGTCATTCAGACCTTCGCCGTGGCTTTTGACTGGTCGCTCGGCTCGGCGGCGGCGCGCATGGGCATCGCGCTCAGTCCCGCGCTGCAGGACAACTCGCTGCTCAAGCTCACCGTGTCGCAGGTGGCGCCGATGCTGCCGTACCTGTTTCTGGTGCTGATCCTGATCTTCAGGCCCAAGGGCCTGCTGGGTGCGCGCGAAGGGTGA
- a CDS encoding BolA family protein — protein MSTELAERMAEHLRQHLQPTALEVLDESWQHAGHAGANGTGFGTHFRVRIASPLFDGKTRVARHRLVYDALQEFIDRDGVHALAIETG, from the coding sequence ATGAGCACCGAACTGGCCGAGCGCATGGCCGAGCACCTGCGCCAGCATTTGCAGCCCACCGCGCTGGAAGTTCTGGACGAAAGCTGGCAGCACGCCGGCCACGCCGGCGCCAACGGCACGGGCTTTGGCACGCACTTTCGCGTGCGCATCGCCTCGCCGCTGTTCGACGGCAAGACCCGCGTGGCCCGTCACCGGCTGGTGTACGACGCGCTGCAAGAGTTCATCGATCGCGACGGCGTGCATGCGCTGGCCATTGAAACCGGTTGA
- a CDS encoding AsmA family protein, whose translation MTDSDLKSSPHVSPLRWLLGLLAALLVAVAAMLAWLTWNDWNRSRAWVSTQVTQAIGRDFAIRGPLDLDWQWPQQMESGWRRWIPTPIVHAEDVLIGNPPGFAAKGPHFARIGRASADIALLPLLARRIDIRSVALTEPDVRLERLAEENNNWTFDMRRPSGSDARWSVSLGRLLLSKGQLGYEDALRQLSVSGTVDTLPPDQTEDGRYGIGFDFSGWQGKAQVRGSGKAGQLLSLREEQLNYPLKLDARAGRLGATAQGSIANPRALSGLDFQVALKGGSMADLYALTGIVLPDTPPFQTKGRLVGTLKPEGAVWDYQGFTGTVGKSDLAGDVTYTSGQPRPALKGKLRSKLLRLEDLGPLVGVQSNAPDKKPRPGKALPDDPFDTSRWDKMDLDLHYTGQRIERPRAVPLDSLRVHAFMDNAQLKLAPLDFGVAKGRFTTQVLLDSRVKPMQVSLRGDVKDLRLSALFPKIELMKKSLGDVDGGIALDARGQSVAQMLATANGEAKLYVRDGVMSEQLLDLAGLNLGSVVVSKLFGRDREVRLRCAIADVPVRGGVAYLQNVKINTEDALIEATGTADMRQELFDIDVNPKAYELKLFSLRTPLEVRGPFIKPHVGVKPGPLIVRAAAAVAALATAPGALVLLPVTVPGAEDNESCGPLLAKATGAPKAGPPVVSASRSAPAVAQPAPAALPAAGEFSGAHPQR comes from the coding sequence ATGACCGATTCCGACCTGAAATCCTCCCCCCATGTTTCCCCGCTCCGCTGGCTGCTCGGGCTGCTGGCCGCGCTGCTGGTGGCGGTGGCCGCCATGCTCGCCTGGCTGACCTGGAACGACTGGAACCGCTCGCGCGCGTGGGTATCCACCCAGGTGACGCAAGCCATAGGGCGCGACTTCGCCATTCGCGGCCCGCTCGACCTCGACTGGCAGTGGCCGCAACAGATGGAAAGCGGCTGGCGCCGCTGGATTCCCACGCCCATCGTCCACGCCGAGGACGTGCTGATCGGCAACCCCCCGGGCTTTGCCGCCAAGGGCCCGCACTTCGCCCGCATCGGCCGCGCGTCGGCCGACATCGCCCTGCTGCCGCTGCTGGCGCGGCGCATCGACATCCGCAGCGTGGCGCTGACCGAACCCGACGTACGCCTGGAGCGCCTGGCCGAGGAGAACAACAACTGGACCTTCGACATGCGCCGCCCGTCCGGCAGCGACGCACGCTGGAGCGTCAGCCTGGGCCGCCTGCTGCTGTCCAAGGGGCAGCTGGGCTATGAAGACGCGCTGCGCCAGCTCAGCGTCTCGGGCACCGTCGACACGCTGCCGCCCGATCAAACCGAGGATGGTCGCTACGGCATCGGCTTCGATTTCTCGGGCTGGCAGGGCAAGGCCCAAGTGCGCGGCAGCGGCAAGGCTGGCCAGTTGCTGTCGCTGCGCGAGGAACAGCTCAACTACCCGCTGAAGCTCGACGCCCGCGCCGGCCGCCTGGGCGCCACGGCCCAAGGCAGCATCGCCAATCCGCGCGCGCTGTCGGGCCTGGATTTCCAGGTCGCGCTCAAGGGCGGCAGCATGGCCGATCTGTACGCGCTCACGGGCATCGTGCTGCCCGACACGCCGCCGTTCCAGACCAAGGGCCGGCTCGTCGGCACGCTCAAGCCCGAGGGCGCGGTTTGGGACTACCAAGGCTTCACCGGCACCGTCGGCAAGAGCGACCTGGCGGGTGACGTGACCTACACCTCCGGCCAGCCGCGGCCCGCGCTCAAGGGCAAGCTGCGGTCCAAGCTGCTGCGGCTGGAAGACCTGGGCCCGTTGGTTGGCGTCCAATCCAATGCCCCCGACAAAAAGCCACGCCCCGGCAAGGCGCTGCCGGACGACCCGTTCGACACCTCGCGCTGGGACAAGATGGACCTTGACCTGCACTACACCGGCCAGCGCATCGAGCGCCCGCGGGCGGTACCGCTCGACAGCCTGCGCGTGCATGCCTTCATGGACAACGCCCAGCTCAAGCTGGCACCGCTCGACTTCGGCGTCGCCAAGGGGCGCTTCACCACCCAAGTGCTGCTCGATTCGCGCGTCAAGCCCATGCAGGTGTCGCTGCGCGGCGACGTGAAGGATCTGCGACTTTCCGCCCTGTTCCCCAAGATTGAACTGATGAAGAAAAGCCTGGGCGATGTCGATGGCGGCATCGCCTTGGACGCGCGCGGCCAGTCTGTGGCGCAAATGCTGGCCACGGCCAACGGCGAGGCCAAGCTGTACGTGCGCGACGGCGTGATGAGCGAGCAGTTGCTCGACTTGGCCGGCCTTAACCTGGGCAGCGTGGTCGTCTCCAAGCTGTTCGGGCGCGACCGCGAGGTGCGCCTGCGCTGCGCCATCGCCGACGTGCCGGTCCGGGGCGGCGTGGCCTACCTGCAAAACGTCAAGATCAACACCGAAGACGCGTTGATCGAGGCCACGGGCACGGCCGACATGCGGCAAGAACTGTTCGACATCGACGTCAACCCCAAGGCGTATGAGCTCAAGCTGTTCTCGCTGCGCACGCCGCTGGAAGTGCGCGGGCCATTCATCAAGCCGCACGTGGGTGTCAAGCCCGGGCCACTGATCGTGCGCGCCGCTGCCGCGGTGGCCGCGCTGGCCACTGCGCCGGGCGCGCTGGTGCTGCTGCCCGTCACCGTGCCGGGCGCTGAAGACAACGAGAGCTGCGGGCCGCTGTTGGCCAAGGCCACTGGCGCCCCCAAGGCGGGGCCGCCCGTGGTGTCCGCGTCGCGGAGCGCGCCCGCGGTGGCGCAGCCCGCGCCAGCGGCCTTGCCCGCCGCCGGCGAGTTCTCAGGCGCCCACCCGCAGCGTTGA
- a CDS encoding peptidylprolyl isomerase, whose amino-acid sequence MKKFLLAATSTALLAGALALPAVAQNVAIVNGKPVPKTRLDALEAQIKAQAARTGQPVPPDVEKQLREELIAREIFMQEAQRRGIEGTSEYRDMLELARQSVMINALFADYQKKNAVTDAEAKAEYDRIVGSRTPAAGAKEFKARHILVEKEDEAKAIIAQLKKGGKFEDIAKKQSKDPGSGAQGGDLGWANPSGYVPEFAQALGKLGKGQMTDAPVKSQFGWHVIRVDDVREAKAPEVPPFEQVKPQVVQQLQQQKLAKFQEELRAKAKVE is encoded by the coding sequence ATGAAAAAATTTCTTCTGGCCGCCACTTCCACCGCCTTGCTGGCCGGTGCACTCGCGCTGCCCGCCGTGGCACAGAACGTCGCCATCGTCAACGGCAAGCCCGTGCCCAAGACGCGCCTCGACGCGCTGGAAGCGCAAATCAAGGCCCAGGCCGCACGCACCGGCCAGCCGGTGCCGCCCGATGTCGAAAAGCAGTTGCGCGAGGAACTCATCGCGCGCGAGATCTTCATGCAAGAGGCGCAACGCCGCGGCATCGAAGGCACGTCCGAATACCGCGACATGCTGGAGCTGGCCCGCCAGAGCGTGATGATCAACGCCCTGTTCGCCGACTACCAGAAGAAAAACGCCGTCACCGACGCCGAGGCCAAGGCCGAGTACGACCGCATCGTCGGCAGCCGGACACCGGCCGCGGGCGCCAAGGAATTCAAGGCACGCCACATCCTGGTCGAGAAGGAAGACGAGGCCAAGGCCATCATCGCGCAGCTCAAAAAGGGCGGCAAATTCGAGGACATCGCCAAGAAGCAGTCCAAGGATCCGGGCTCCGGCGCTCAGGGCGGCGATCTCGGCTGGGCCAACCCGTCGGGCTATGTGCCCGAATTCGCCCAGGCACTGGGCAAGCTGGGCAAGGGCCAGATGACCGACGCGCCGGTCAAATCGCAGTTCGGCTGGCATGTGATCCGCGTCGACGACGTGCGCGAAGCCAAGGCCCCCGAAGTACCGCCTTTTGAACAGGTCAAGCCGCAAGTCGTGCAGCAGTTGCAGCAGCAGAAGCTGGCGAAGTTCCAGGAAGAGTTGCGCGCCAAGGCCAAGGTGGAATAA
- a CDS encoding protein adenylyltransferase SelO, translating into MQDSQIGLRPATQPTMAWRNRFAALGPAFYTPLAPIALRDPYWVARSEAMASALGLQDEWWHSHEALAVFAGNHVPEGSRPLASVYSGHQFGVWAGQLGDGRAILLGEMETPGGPSLEVQLKGSGLTPYSRMGDGRAVLRSSIREFLCSEAMQALGIPTTHALCITGSDQPVRREEVETAAVVTRVAPSFIRFGHFEHFSHHDQPDALKTLADFVIDQFYASCRSAANPYAALLEAVTRRTAALIAQWQAVGFMHGVMNTDNMSILGLTIDYGPFQFMDGFDPNHTCNHSDHSGRYAYKRQPQIAHWNLFALGQALLPLIGEPDDAMAALEPYKTVFPGELDRRMAAKLGMAHASGATRAITQELLTLLARERTDWTIFWRRLAQHAAGASADTVRELFHERAAIDRILLQYRELLALDGQAPDADLMLKSNPAFVLRNYLAEQAIALAKQKDFRMVHELLAVLEHPFDDHPAHVGWAGFPPDWASHIQISCSS; encoded by the coding sequence ATGCAGGATTCTCAAATTGGACTGCGCCCCGCCACCCAGCCAACGATGGCATGGCGCAACCGCTTCGCGGCGCTGGGGCCGGCGTTTTACACACCCTTGGCGCCCATCGCACTGCGCGATCCGTACTGGGTAGCGCGCAGCGAGGCGATGGCCAGTGCGCTGGGGCTGCAGGACGAATGGTGGCATTCGCACGAGGCGCTGGCCGTGTTCGCCGGCAACCACGTGCCAGAGGGCAGCCGGCCGCTGGCCAGCGTGTACAGCGGGCACCAATTCGGCGTTTGGGCCGGGCAGCTGGGCGACGGGCGCGCCATTTTGCTGGGCGAGATGGAAACGCCCGGCGGCCCATCGCTCGAGGTGCAGCTCAAGGGCAGTGGCCTGACGCCGTACTCGCGCATGGGCGACGGGCGCGCCGTGCTGCGCTCGTCGATCCGCGAATTTTTGTGCAGCGAGGCCATGCAGGCCTTAGGCATTCCGACCACCCACGCGCTGTGCATCACCGGCTCCGACCAGCCAGTGCGGCGCGAAGAAGTTGAAACCGCCGCCGTCGTCACCCGAGTGGCGCCCAGCTTCATCCGCTTTGGCCATTTCGAGCATTTCAGCCACCACGATCAACCCGACGCGCTGAAAACCCTGGCAGATTTCGTCATCGACCAGTTCTACGCCAGCTGCCGCAGCGCCGCCAATCCCTATGCTGCACTGCTGGAAGCCGTGACACGCCGCACCGCCGCCCTCATCGCCCAGTGGCAGGCGGTGGGCTTCATGCACGGCGTGATGAACACCGACAACATGAGCATCCTGGGCCTGACCATCGACTACGGGCCGTTCCAGTTCATGGACGGCTTCGACCCCAACCACACCTGCAACCATTCCGACCACAGTGGCCGCTACGCCTACAAGCGCCAGCCGCAGATCGCGCACTGGAACCTGTTCGCCCTGGGCCAAGCGCTGCTGCCGCTGATCGGAGAGCCAGACGACGCCATGGCGGCGCTGGAGCCGTACAAGACGGTATTCCCCGGCGAGCTGGATCGCCGCATGGCCGCCAAGCTTGGCATGGCCCACGCCAGCGGCGCCACGCGCGCGATCACCCAAGAGCTGCTGACGCTGCTGGCGCGCGAGCGCACCGACTGGACCATCTTCTGGCGCCGCCTGGCCCAGCACGCCGCGGGCGCCAGCGCCGACACGGTGCGCGAGCTTTTTCACGAGCGCGCCGCCATCGACCGCATTTTGCTACAATATCGAGAGCTGCTCGCGCTTGATGGGCAAGCGCCAGATGCCGATTTGATGCTCAAGTCCAACCCTGCTTTCGTGCTGCGCAACTACTTGGCCGAGCAGGCCATCGCGCTGGCGAAGCAAAAGGACTTTCGCATGGTCCATGAGCTGCTGGCCGTGCTGGAACACCCTTTCGACGACCACCCGGCCCACGTCGGCTGGGCCGGTTTTCCGCCCGACTGGGCATCCCACATCCAGATCAGTTGCTCATCATGA
- a CDS encoding branched-chain amino acid ABC transporter substrate-binding protein, which produces MVGGAMLAAAGWASAQQGEVVKIVRIDPLSGLLGPVGVNQDKSYKFFAEKFSGKGNPAGVKFEFETIDNKLSPAESLNALKAAIDKGVRYVAQGNGSSVALALIDAINKHNERNPGKEVLYLNDSAVDPDLTNSKCSFWHFRFDADTSMKMEAIASFIKTQPDVKKIYILGQNYSHGVQVAKYAKETIKRKRPDVEFVGEDLHPLAQVRDFAPYIAKLKASGADTLVTGNWGSDLSLLVKAANEGGFNGKIFTYYTGVTGTPAALGANGAGRVYQIGYAHYNMGGQMDQWMKEFKAKYNDDFYTASIPRIFTVLGAAMAKAKSTDPVKVAQAMEGLKVNTFNGEIEMRKTDHQLQQPLYLTVWQKAGGKHPYSPENTGMTLVPVADYPNYVSSTPTSCQMKRPAK; this is translated from the coding sequence ATGGTGGGTGGCGCCATGCTGGCGGCGGCGGGCTGGGCATCGGCCCAGCAGGGCGAAGTGGTCAAGATAGTGCGCATCGATCCCTTGAGCGGTTTGCTGGGTCCGGTGGGCGTCAACCAGGACAAGAGCTACAAGTTTTTCGCCGAAAAATTCAGCGGCAAGGGCAACCCGGCCGGCGTGAAGTTCGAGTTTGAAACCATCGACAACAAGTTGAGTCCGGCCGAGAGCCTGAACGCGCTCAAGGCCGCCATCGACAAGGGCGTGCGTTACGTGGCGCAGGGCAACGGCTCGTCGGTGGCCCTGGCCCTGATCGATGCCATCAACAAACACAACGAGCGAAATCCAGGCAAGGAAGTGCTCTACCTCAACGACTCGGCGGTCGATCCCGATCTGACCAACAGCAAGTGCAGCTTCTGGCACTTTCGCTTTGACGCCGACACCTCGATGAAGATGGAAGCCATCGCCAGCTTCATCAAGACGCAGCCCGATGTGAAAAAGATCTACATCCTGGGCCAGAACTACTCGCATGGCGTGCAGGTGGCCAAATACGCCAAGGAAACCATCAAGCGCAAACGGCCCGACGTCGAGTTCGTCGGCGAAGACCTTCACCCGCTCGCCCAGGTGCGCGACTTCGCGCCCTACATCGCCAAGCTCAAGGCCTCGGGTGCTGACACGCTGGTTACCGGCAACTGGGGGTCCGACCTGTCGCTACTGGTCAAGGCGGCCAATGAAGGCGGCTTCAACGGCAAGATCTTCACCTACTACACCGGCGTCACCGGCACGCCCGCGGCGCTGGGCGCCAACGGTGCCGGCCGCGTCTACCAGATCGGCTACGCCCACTACAACATGGGCGGCCAGATGGACCAGTGGATGAAGGAGTTCAAGGCCAAGTACAACGACGACTTCTACACCGCCTCCATCCCGCGCATTTTCACCGTGCTTGGTGCGGCCATGGCCAAGGCCAAGTCCACCGACCCGGTAAAGGTGGCTCAGGCGATGGAAGGCCTGAAGGTCAACACCTTCAACGGCGAAATCGAGATGCGCAAAACCGACCACCAGTTGCAGCAGCCGCTTTACTTGACGGTGTGGCAAAAGGCTGGCGGCAAGCACCCCTACAGCCCCGAGAACACCGGCATGACGCTGGTGCCGGTGGCGGATTACCCCAACTACGTCTCCAGCACGCCCACCAGCTGCCAGATGAAGCGGCCGGCCAAGTAA
- a CDS encoding septation protein A, producing MKLLLDFLPILLFVGAYKMYDIYVGTIVLMSATVVQMGIIYALDKKLSTMHKATLALILIFGALTLYLQDERFIKWKPTVLYTAMAIALAVALWVFHTNFLKMMLGSQLSQLTLPEFVWHRLTVAWIGYFLFMAAINGYVAAYFSTDAWANFKIWGYVFPLAFIIAQGLYVARHLKDEPEPELPPGGSS from the coding sequence ATGAAACTGCTGCTCGACTTTCTGCCCATCCTGCTGTTCGTTGGTGCCTACAAGATGTATGACATCTACGTGGGCACCATCGTGCTGATGTCCGCCACCGTGGTGCAGATGGGCATCATCTACGCGCTGGACAAGAAGCTCAGCACCATGCACAAAGCCACTCTGGCCTTGATCCTGATCTTCGGCGCGCTCACCCTGTACCTGCAGGACGAACGCTTCATCAAATGGAAGCCCACCGTGCTCTACACCGCCATGGCCATTGCGCTGGCGGTGGCCCTGTGGGTATTCCACACGAACTTCTTGAAGATGATGCTGGGCAGCCAGCTGAGCCAACTAACGCTGCCCGAATTCGTCTGGCACCGCCTGACGGTGGCCTGGATCGGCTACTTCCTGTTCATGGCGGCCATCAACGGCTACGTCGCGGCCTATTTTTCAACCGACGCCTGGGCCAACTTCAAAATTTGGGGCTACGTGTTTCCGCTCGCCTTCATCATTGCCCAGGGTCTGTACGTGGCACGCCACCTGAAAGACGAGCCCGAGCCCGAACTACCCCCCGGAGGATCGTCATGA
- the msrB gene encoding peptide-methionine (R)-S-oxide reductase MsrB, with protein MNHPVQKTDAEWRALLAEKGAEAPAFEVTRRAATERPYTGKYEQHWADGSYHCICCGAELFESGTKFDAGCGWPSFSLAIPGAIEERRDTSHGMVRVETVCANCGAHLGHVFPDGPQPAGLRYCMNSASLDFEPR; from the coding sequence ATGAACCACCCCGTACAGAAAACCGATGCCGAGTGGCGCGCCCTGCTGGCCGAAAAAGGCGCCGAAGCGCCAGCATTCGAAGTCACCCGCCGCGCCGCCACCGAACGCCCCTACACCGGCAAATACGAGCAGCATTGGGCCGACGGCAGCTACCACTGCATCTGCTGCGGCGCCGAGCTGTTCGAGTCGGGCACCAAGTTCGACGCCGGCTGCGGCTGGCCGAGCTTCTCGCTGGCCATTCCCGGCGCCATCGAGGAGCGGCGCGACACCAGCCACGGCATGGTGCGCGTGGAGACCGTCTGCGCCAACTGCGGCGCGCACCTGGGCCACGTGTTTCCTGACGGGCCACAGCCGGCGGGCTTGCGCTATTGCATGAACTCCGCATCGCTCGATTTCGAGCCGCGATAA